The proteins below come from a single Papaver somniferum cultivar HN1 chromosome 11, ASM357369v1, whole genome shotgun sequence genomic window:
- the LOC113323357 gene encoding glucomannan 4-beta-mannosyltransferase 9-like isoform X1, which translates to MRLLKKEIFDEWVPLITSFVPETLLELSKNELTEELSLVWNILRSSFIAPVLRILVYTCLVMSIMLFTERLYMSLIILYVKLFGRKPEKRYKWKPITDVDGNNGGGDSSSDVEKGTSSDYPMVLVQIPMYNEKEVYKMSIGAACGLSWPPDRIIIQVLDDSTDPIVKDLVQIECQKWADEGINIKYEIRDNRNGYKAGALKEGFKCSYVEACDFVTIFDADFQPDPDFLHKTIPYFIHNPEIGLVQARWEFTNARECIMTRIQQVSLNFHFKVEQEVGSFTYAFFGFNGTAGVWRIAAINEAGGWNGRTTVEDMDLSVRASLKGWKFVYVSDIRVKCELPSTFKAFRYQQHRWSCGPANLFRKMFMEIIRSEKVSLWKKIHVIYSFFLVRKIIAHIVTFSFYCVIIPTCVLFPEVVIPKWGAVYIPSAITILNAVETPRSIHLLVYWILFETVMAMHRSKGTVIGLLETDRVNEWVVTEKLGDALLKSKSSDNLPIKPSEKPPLLERIYLMELFMGGYIFLCGCYDVAFGKNWFFIYLYAQAMAYFITGLGYVGTRKPNS; encoded by the exons ATGAGGTTATTGAAAAAAGAGATTTTTGATGAATGGGTTCCGTTGATAACAAGTTTTGTTCCAGAAACATTACTCGAGCTATCAAAAAACGAGTTAACTGAAGAACTCAGTTTGGTTTGGAACATATTAAGAAGCTCATTCATAGCTCCGGTACTAAGAATACTAGTTTACACATGTCTGGTTATGTCAATTATGTTGTTCACCGAGAGATTATACATGTCACTAATCATACTCTACGTCAAACTGTTCGGTCGGAAACCCGAAAAGCGGTACAAATGGAAACCAATTACGGACGTCGACGGGAACAATGGCGGCGGCGATAGTAGCAGCGACGTTGAGAAAGGTACATCATCAGATTACCCGATGGTTCTTGTTCAGATCCCAATGTACAACGAAAAAGAG GTTTATAAGATGTCAATTGGAGCTGCATGTGGACTTTCATGGCCACCGGACAGGATTATAATTCAAGTCCTTGATGATTCTACTGACCCTATTGTCAAG GATTTGGTACAAATAGAATGTCAAAAATGGGCAGATGAAGGGATCAACATCAAATATGAGATTAGAGATAATCGAAATGGGTATAAAGCTGGAGCTCTTAAAGAAGGTTTCAAATGCAGTTACGTTGAGGCGTGTGATTTTGTTACAATCTTCGATGCTGATTTTCAACCTGATCCGGACTTCCTCCACAAAACCATTCCGTATTTTATACACAACCCTGAAATTGGTCTAGTTCAAGCGCGATGGGAATTCA CGAATGCGCGCGAATGTATAATGACAAGAATTCAACAAGTGTCTTTGAACTTCCATTTTAAGGTGGAACAAGAAGTTGGGTCCTTTACATATGCCTTCTTCGGTTTCAATGGCACTGCTGGAGTTTGGAGAATTGCAGCTATTAACGAAGCTGGAGGGTGGAATGGACGCACAACGGTTGAGGATATGGACCTGTCTGTCCGTGCCAGTCTCAAGGGATGGAAGTTCGTCTATGTTTCTGATATCAGG GTTAAATGTGAACTGCCAAGCACTTTCAAAGCTTTTCGTTATCAACAACATAGATGGTCATGTGGACCTGCTAATCTATTCAGAAAAATGTTCATGGAGATCATCAGGAGCGAG AAAGTAAGTTTGtggaagaagattcatgtgatATATAGCTTCTTCTTAGTTCGAAAGATCATAGCTCACATTGTGACCTTCTCCTTTTACTGCGTTATAATTCCTACGTGCGTTCTATTTCCTGAAGTCGTAATACCAAAATGGGGTGCTGTTTATATACCCTCTGCCATAACTATTCTCAATGCTGTTGAAACACCACG GTCTATCCACCTACTTGTTTACTGGATTCTTTTTGAAACTGTCATGGCTATGCATCGTAGCAAAGGAACAGTTATAGGTCTACTGGAAACAGATAGAGTGAACGAATGGGTTGTAACAGAGAAATTAGGAGATGCTCTACTCAAATCCAAAAGTTCGGATAATCTACCAATTAAACCATCAGAGAAACCTCCACTGTTAGAAAG GATTTACTTGATGGAGCTCTTCATGGGCGGGTACATTTTCTTATGCGGATGCTATGATGTTGCATTTGGGAAGAACTGGTTCTTCATATACTTATATGCACAAGCCATGGCCTACTTTATTACTGGGTTAGGTTATGTCGGCACCCGCAAACCGAATTCATAG
- the LOC113323357 gene encoding glucomannan 4-beta-mannosyltransferase 9-like isoform X2 — translation MAAAIVAATLRKVYKMSIGAACGLSWPPDRIIIQVLDDSTDPIVKDLVQIECQKWADEGINIKYEIRDNRNGYKAGALKEGFKCSYVEACDFVTIFDADFQPDPDFLHKTIPYFIHNPEIGLVQARWEFTNARECIMTRIQQVSLNFHFKVEQEVGSFTYAFFGFNGTAGVWRIAAINEAGGWNGRTTVEDMDLSVRASLKGWKFVYVSDIRVKCELPSTFKAFRYQQHRWSCGPANLFRKMFMEIIRSEKVSLWKKIHVIYSFFLVRKIIAHIVTFSFYCVIIPTCVLFPEVVIPKWGAVYIPSAITILNAVETPRSIHLLVYWILFETVMAMHRSKGTVIGLLETDRVNEWVVTEKLGDALLKSKSSDNLPIKPSEKPPLLERIYLMELFMGGYIFLCGCYDVAFGKNWFFIYLYAQAMAYFITGLGYVGTRKPNS, via the exons ATGGCGGCGGCGATAGTAGCAGCGACGTTGAGAAAG GTTTATAAGATGTCAATTGGAGCTGCATGTGGACTTTCATGGCCACCGGACAGGATTATAATTCAAGTCCTTGATGATTCTACTGACCCTATTGTCAAG GATTTGGTACAAATAGAATGTCAAAAATGGGCAGATGAAGGGATCAACATCAAATATGAGATTAGAGATAATCGAAATGGGTATAAAGCTGGAGCTCTTAAAGAAGGTTTCAAATGCAGTTACGTTGAGGCGTGTGATTTTGTTACAATCTTCGATGCTGATTTTCAACCTGATCCGGACTTCCTCCACAAAACCATTCCGTATTTTATACACAACCCTGAAATTGGTCTAGTTCAAGCGCGATGGGAATTCA CGAATGCGCGCGAATGTATAATGACAAGAATTCAACAAGTGTCTTTGAACTTCCATTTTAAGGTGGAACAAGAAGTTGGGTCCTTTACATATGCCTTCTTCGGTTTCAATGGCACTGCTGGAGTTTGGAGAATTGCAGCTATTAACGAAGCTGGAGGGTGGAATGGACGCACAACGGTTGAGGATATGGACCTGTCTGTCCGTGCCAGTCTCAAGGGATGGAAGTTCGTCTATGTTTCTGATATCAGG GTTAAATGTGAACTGCCAAGCACTTTCAAAGCTTTTCGTTATCAACAACATAGATGGTCATGTGGACCTGCTAATCTATTCAGAAAAATGTTCATGGAGATCATCAGGAGCGAG AAAGTAAGTTTGtggaagaagattcatgtgatATATAGCTTCTTCTTAGTTCGAAAGATCATAGCTCACATTGTGACCTTCTCCTTTTACTGCGTTATAATTCCTACGTGCGTTCTATTTCCTGAAGTCGTAATACCAAAATGGGGTGCTGTTTATATACCCTCTGCCATAACTATTCTCAATGCTGTTGAAACACCACG GTCTATCCACCTACTTGTTTACTGGATTCTTTTTGAAACTGTCATGGCTATGCATCGTAGCAAAGGAACAGTTATAGGTCTACTGGAAACAGATAGAGTGAACGAATGGGTTGTAACAGAGAAATTAGGAGATGCTCTACTCAAATCCAAAAGTTCGGATAATCTACCAATTAAACCATCAGAGAAACCTCCACTGTTAGAAAG GATTTACTTGATGGAGCTCTTCATGGGCGGGTACATTTTCTTATGCGGATGCTATGATGTTGCATTTGGGAAGAACTGGTTCTTCATATACTTATATGCACAAGCCATGGCCTACTTTATTACTGGGTTAGGTTATGTCGGCACCCGCAAACCGAATTCATAG